In Longimicrobiaceae bacterium, a single window of DNA contains:
- a CDS encoding KOW motif-containing protein: protein MSGLRIKKGDRVRVLTGKDRGKEGNVTRVLPEKAKVIVDGVNVA, encoded by the coding sequence ATGAGTGGTCTACGAATCAAGAAGGGCGACCGGGTCCGCGTGCTCACCGGCAAGGACCGCGGCAAGGAAGGCAACGTCACGCGCGTGCTGCCCGAGAAGGCGAAGGTCATCGTCGACGGTGTCAACGTCGCGAA
- the rplN gene encoding 50S ribosomal protein L14, with amino-acid sequence MLQQESMVRIADNSGAKRALVIRVLGGSKRRYASIGDIVIVAVKDALPDGTVKKGDVAKAVVVRTTSNVRRKDGSYIKFDENAAVIINDAGEPRATRIFGPVGRELRDKKFMRIVSLAPEVL; translated from the coding sequence ATGCTACAGCAAGAGTCGATGGTCAGGATCGCGGACAACAGCGGCGCCAAGCGCGCCCTGGTGATCCGCGTGCTGGGCGGGAGCAAGCGGCGCTACGCCTCCATCGGTGACATCGTCATCGTGGCGGTCAAGGACGCGCTTCCCGACGGCACCGTGAAGAAGGGCGACGTGGCGAAGGCGGTGGTCGTGCGCACCACCAGCAACGTGCGCCGCAAGGACGGCTCGTACATCAAGTTCGACGAGAACGCGGCCGTCATCATCAACGACGCGGGCGAGCCCCGCGCCACGCGTATCTTCGGCCCGGTGGGCCGCGAGCTGCGCGACAAGAAGTTCATGCGCATCGTCTCTCTCGCCCCTGAGGTTCTGTGA
- the rpsQ gene encoding 30S ribosomal protein S17, with the protein MNAENNETAAQERGRRKTRTGVVVSDRMDKTVVVVVERRYAHPLYGKQVTRTKKYHAHDENNDYHVGDVVRITETRPLSKLKRWRVSEVIERAR; encoded by the coding sequence ATGAACGCCGAGAACAACGAGACCGCAGCCCAGGAGCGCGGCCGCCGGAAGACGCGTACGGGCGTCGTGGTGTCCGACCGCATGGACAAGACCGTGGTGGTGGTGGTCGAGCGCCGCTACGCCCACCCGCTGTACGGCAAGCAGGTGACGCGCACCAAGAAGTACCACGCCCACGACGAGAACAACGACTACCACGTGGGCGACGTGGTCCGCATCACCGAGACGCGGCCCCTCAGCAAGCTGAAGCGCTGGCGCGTCAGCGAAGTCATCGAGCGGGCGAGATAA
- the rpmC gene encoding 50S ribosomal protein L29 has protein sequence MNGTEIREMTTQEIEERIEQLQEEQFRLRFRSATQQLESPILLRTIRRDVARLKTVLGERNTATQDAR, from the coding sequence GTGAACGGCACCGAGATCCGTGAGATGACCACGCAGGAGATCGAGGAGCGCATCGAGCAGCTCCAGGAGGAGCAGTTCCGCCTGCGGTTCCGCTCGGCCACGCAGCAGCTCGAGAGCCCGATCCTGCTCCGCACCATCCGCCGCGACGTCGCCCGTCTGAAGACGGTGCTGGGCGAGCGGAACACCGCGACCCAGGACGCCCGCTGA
- the rplP gene encoding 50S ribosomal protein L16, with protein MLAPKRVKFRKQMKGRMRGKATRGNYVAFGDYGLQALEPGWISNRSIEAARIAMTRHIKRGGKVWIRIFPDKSITKKPLEVRMGKGKGNPEGWVAVVRPGRIMFELEGVAPDVAKRALSLAAAKLPVKCKIVVREHVEAAAAAASSESAAPMAAAAQGGEA; from the coding sequence ATGCTCGCTCCCAAGAGAGTAAAGTTCCGCAAGCAGATGAAGGGCCGCATGCGTGGCAAGGCCACGCGCGGCAACTACGTCGCTTTCGGCGACTACGGCCTGCAGGCGCTCGAGCCCGGCTGGATCAGCAACCGCTCGATCGAGGCCGCCCGTATCGCCATGACCCGCCACATCAAGCGTGGCGGCAAGGTCTGGATCCGGATCTTCCCGGACAAGTCGATCACGAAGAAGCCGCTCGAGGTGCGCATGGGCAAGGGCAAGGGCAACCCCGAAGGATGGGTCGCCGTGGTCAGGCCCGGCCGCATCATGTTCGAGCTGGAGGGCGTGGCCCCCGACGTCGCGAAGCGCGCGCTGTCGCTGGCCGCCGCCAAGCTGCCGGTGAAGTGCAAGATCGTGGTGCGCGAGCACGTGGAGGCCGCAGCGGCCGCCGCGTCCTCGGAGAGCGCCGCGCCGATGGCCGCCGCCGCCCAGGGAGGTGAAGCGTGA
- the rpsC gene encoding 30S ribosomal protein S3 — protein sequence MGQKTHPIGFRLGIVATWKSRWYAERNFPQLLMEDEKIRKYLNQRLGHASISEIEIERKPGKVIITVHTARPGVVIGKGGSEVDKLRDELGRLSKGEVAINVEEVKRPEIEAQLVADSIAHQLVQRVSFRRAMKRSVQNAMRAGAEGIKVQLAGRLNGAEIARTEGYKEGRIPLQTLRADINYAQSTARTTYGTIGVKVWVFKGEVVENRRGRTYSSDA from the coding sequence GTGGGACAGAAGACTCACCCCATCGGGTTCCGTCTCGGAATCGTCGCTACGTGGAAGTCGCGCTGGTACGCCGAGCGCAACTTCCCGCAGCTTCTCATGGAAGACGAGAAGATCCGCAAGTACCTGAACCAGCGCCTGGGGCATGCCTCCATCTCCGAGATCGAGATCGAGCGCAAGCCGGGCAAGGTGATCATCACCGTGCACACCGCCCGTCCGGGCGTGGTGATCGGCAAGGGCGGCAGCGAGGTGGACAAGCTCCGCGACGAGCTGGGCCGCCTCAGCAAGGGCGAGGTGGCGATCAACGTCGAGGAGGTCAAGCGCCCCGAGATCGAGGCGCAGCTCGTCGCCGACAGCATCGCCCACCAGCTGGTGCAGCGCGTCTCGTTCCGCCGCGCCATGAAGCGCTCGGTGCAGAACGCCATGCGCGCCGGCGCCGAGGGCATCAAGGTGCAGCTGGCCGGCCGCCTCAACGGCGCCGAGATCGCACGGACCGAGGGGTACAAGGAGGGGCGCATCCCGCTCCAGACCCTGCGCGCCGACATCAACTACGCACAGTCGACCGCCCGCACCACCTACGGCACCATCGGGGTGAAGGTGTGGGTGTTCAAGGGCGAGGTCGTCGAGAACCGCCGCGGCCGCACGTACTCGTCGGACGCCTGA
- the rplV gene encoding 50S ribosomal protein L22 — MQARATANGVGMSPRKMRLVMDLIRGRGVNEAYSILKFSKKASTTPIEKLLRSAVANARQKADATGSFLDEDDLVVREAYVNGGPVLKRFSPRAMGRATPIIKRTSHVTIIVDRKE, encoded by the coding sequence ATGCAAGCTCGTGCAACGGCCAACGGCGTCGGCATGTCGCCGCGCAAGATGCGCCTCGTGATGGACCTGATCCGCGGCCGCGGGGTCAACGAGGCCTATTCGATCCTCAAGTTCTCGAAGAAGGCGTCGACCACGCCGATCGAGAAGCTCCTGCGGTCCGCAGTCGCCAACGCGCGGCAGAAGGCGGACGCCACGGGCTCCTTCCTGGACGAGGACGACCTGGTGGTTCGTGAAGCGTACGTCAACGGCGGCCCCGTGCTGAAGCGGTTCTCGCCGCGCGCCATGGGCCGCGCGACGCCGATCATCAAGCGGACCAGCCACGTCACCATCATCGTCGACCGCAAGGAGTAG
- the rpsS gene encoding 30S ribosomal protein S19 produces MPRSLKKGPFVEESLLKKVRAMNERSEKRVVKTWSRSSTITPDFIGHTLAVHNGNKFIPVYLTENMVGHKLGEFAPTRMFRGHGGKLVDKRAKAR; encoded by the coding sequence ATGCCAAGAAGCCTCAAGAAAGGGCCCTTCGTAGAGGAGAGCCTCCTCAAGAAGGTCCGCGCGATGAACGAGCGCAGCGAGAAGCGGGTCGTCAAGACCTGGTCGCGCAGCTCCACCATCACGCCGGACTTCATCGGCCACACCCTGGCCGTGCACAACGGGAACAAGTTCATCCCGGTGTACCTCACGGAGAACATGGTCGGGCACAAGCTCGGCGAGTTCGCCCCGACCCGCATGTTCCGCGGGCACGGCGGCAAGCTCGTCGACAAGCGTGCCAAGGCCCGCTAA
- the rplB gene encoding 50S ribosomal protein L2, producing MPTKQFKPVTAGTRFRAINTFSEITHDGRPEKALTEKISKSGGRNHHGRITSRRRGGGHKRIYRIIDFKRNKAGVVGRVATIEYDPNRTANIALIHYSDGEKRYILHPRNLKVGDEVVAGSGSDIRTGNSMPLSEIPLGTTVHNVELRPGKGGQMARSAGAGVQIAAKEGEYVTLRMPSTEVRLVRRECMATIGQVGNVDHELQSVGKAGANRWKGKRPKVRGVAMNPVDHPLGGGEGKTSGGRPPVSPWGKREGVKTRKNKKSSNRLIVRGRKRGRATK from the coding sequence ATGCCGACCAAGCAGTTCAAGCCGGTCACGGCCGGCACGCGCTTCCGCGCCATCAACACGTTCAGCGAGATCACGCACGACGGGCGCCCCGAGAAGGCGCTCACCGAGAAGATCTCCAAGAGCGGCGGACGCAACCACCACGGCCGCATCACGTCGCGCCGTCGCGGTGGCGGCCACAAGCGGATCTACCGGATCATCGACTTCAAGCGCAACAAGGCCGGCGTCGTGGGCCGCGTGGCGACCATCGAGTACGATCCGAACCGCACCGCCAACATCGCGCTGATCCACTATTCGGACGGCGAGAAGCGCTACATCCTGCACCCGCGCAACCTGAAGGTGGGCGACGAGGTGGTGGCCGGGAGCGGGTCGGACATCCGCACCGGCAACTCCATGCCGCTCTCCGAGATCCCGCTGGGCACCACGGTGCACAACGTGGAGCTGCGTCCGGGCAAGGGCGGCCAGATGGCCCGCTCAGCCGGCGCCGGCGTGCAGATCGCGGCCAAGGAGGGCGAGTACGTCACCCTCCGCATGCCCAGCACCGAGGTGCGCCTGGTGCGCCGCGAGTGCATGGCCACCATCGGGCAGGTCGGCAACGTCGACCACGAGCTGCAGTCGGTGGGCAAGGCCGGCGCCAACCGCTGGAAGGGCAAGCGCCCCAAGGTGCGCGGCGTCGCCATGAACCCCGTCGACCACCCCCTGGGCGGCGGCGAGGGCAAGACGTCCGGCGGCCGTCCCCCGGTCTCGCCGTGGGGCAAGCGCGAGGGCGTGAAGACGCGCAAGAACAAGAAGTCGTCGAACCGCCTGATCGTCCGCGGCCGCAAGCGCGGCCGGGCGACCAAGTAG
- the rplW gene encoding 50S ribosomal protein L23: MRKVHEILVKPIVTEKSHDQLDRLGAYTFVVAKDANKIEIAGAVEKQFNVKVANVRTMHYAGKERRVGKYTGRKASWKKAVVTLAAGDTIELFEGV, from the coding sequence ATGCGTAAGGTGCACGAGATCCTGGTCAAGCCCATCGTGACCGAGAAGAGCCACGACCAGCTGGACCGCCTGGGCGCCTACACCTTCGTGGTGGCCAAGGACGCCAACAAGATCGAGATCGCCGGCGCGGTCGAGAAGCAGTTCAACGTGAAGGTCGCCAACGTCCGCACCATGCACTACGCGGGCAAGGAGCGCCGCGTCGGCAAGTACACCGGGCGGAAGGCTTCTTGGAAGAAGGCGGTCGTCACGCTGGCGGCAGGCGACACCATCGAGCTTTTTGAAGGAGTCTAA